A window of Polaribacter litorisediminis contains these coding sequences:
- a CDS encoding M28 family peptidase, with protein MKKITILFAFFTIAISAQTDQKIYDIINNVSEDRLRADVKTLTEFGTRNTFSDTISDTRGIGAARRWIKAEFETISKNCDNCIDVFYQKDLVTTEMSNRVPHDAYVVNVVAIQKGTKYPNKYVIMSGDIDSRNSDGSNFTKDAPGANDNASGMAGTIEAARVLSKYKFESSIIYVGLSGEEQGLFGGAGLAKYAKDKGWEIIGILNNDMIGNITGVDGVIDNRAFRIFSEPVPANETERQRRMRRFYGGEVDGISRQLARYIHKQTKTYMPEMNPMMIYRLDRFGRGGHHRPFNDLGFAGIRIMEAHENYTQQHQDIRVENGIKYGDTFEHVNFPYAKKLTAVNAINLASLAWAPPAPSEVAIGGIVEASAKLKWNKVDGAKGYKIYWRDTTSPTWDNSRYVETTEFTLEGIVIDNFFFGVAAVGENGHESVVVFPNKIMR; from the coding sequence ATGAAGAAAATAACCATTTTATTCGCATTTTTTACAATTGCAATTTCAGCACAAACAGATCAAAAAATTTATGACATCATCAACAATGTTTCTGAGGATAGATTGCGAGCTGACGTAAAAACATTAACCGAGTTTGGTACCAGAAACACCTTTTCAGACACCATTTCAGACACTCGTGGAATTGGCGCTGCAAGAAGATGGATCAAAGCTGAATTCGAGACCATTTCTAAAAATTGTGATAACTGCATTGATGTATTTTATCAGAAAGATTTGGTAACTACAGAGATGAGTAATAGAGTGCCTCATGATGCTTATGTTGTTAATGTCGTTGCCATTCAAAAAGGTACAAAATACCCCAATAAATATGTTATTATGAGTGGCGATATCGACTCTAGAAATAGTGACGGATCTAACTTTACCAAAGATGCGCCAGGTGCGAATGACAATGCTTCTGGAATGGCAGGAACCATTGAAGCTGCCAGAGTTTTATCTAAATATAAATTTGAAAGCAGTATTATTTATGTCGGCTTATCTGGCGAAGAGCAAGGCCTTTTTGGAGGTGCCGGTTTGGCAAAATATGCAAAAGATAAAGGTTGGGAAATTATCGGGATTTTAAATAATGACATGATTGGAAATATAACCGGAGTTGATGGTGTAATTGATAATAGAGCTTTTAGAATTTTCTCCGAGCCGGTGCCTGCAAACGAAACCGAAAGACAACGAAGAATGCGTCGTTTTTATGGTGGTGAAGTTGACGGAATTTCAAGACAATTGGCAAGATATATTCATAAACAAACGAAAACGTATATGCCAGAAATGAATCCGATGATGATTTATAGACTAGATCGATTTGGACGTGGCGGTCATCATAGACCTTTTAATGATTTAGGCTTTGCCGGAATTCGAATTATGGAAGCTCATGAAAACTACACGCAACAACATCAAGACATTAGAGTTGAAAATGGCATTAAATATGGTGATACTTTTGAGCATGTAAATTTCCCGTATGCTAAAAAGCTAACAGCAGTAAATGCAATAAACTTGGCTAGTTTGGCTTGGGCTCCTCCTGCTCCAAGTGAAGTTGCTATTGGCGGAATTGTAGAAGCATCAGCTAAATTAAAATGGAATAAAGTTGATGGGGCAAAAGGTTATAAAATTTATTGGAGAGACACTACGTCTCCTACTTGGGACAACTCTAGATATGTAGAAACTACAGAATTTACTTTAGAAGGAATTGTAATCGATAACTTCTTTTTTGGAGTTGCTGCCGTTGGCGAAAATGGTCATGAAAGTGTGGTGGTTTTTCCTAATAAAATTATGCGATAA
- a CDS encoding DUF6249 domain-containing protein, whose amino-acid sequence MEVAILAVIFGTIFGVFYLYLSTRNKERLALIEKGADATIFMKGIAKNAAPFWKVFILNLSVLLIGVGVGIFIASILHYSLGVDEEVAYPGTIFLMSGIGLFVGFNLTKQLDKE is encoded by the coding sequence ATGGAAGTAGCAATTTTAGCAGTAATTTTTGGAACCATTTTTGGAGTATTTTATTTATACCTTTCAACAAGAAACAAAGAGCGTTTAGCTTTGATAGAGAAAGGAGCCGATGCGACTATTTTTATGAAGGGTATAGCAAAAAATGCAGCCCCTTTTTGGAAAGTATTCATCTTAAATTTATCCGTTTTATTAATAGGTGTGGGTGTGGGTATTTTTATCGCTTCAATTTTACATTATAGTTTAGGAGTAGATGAAGAAGTTGCATATCCAGGAACTATATTTTTAATGTCTGGTATCGGTTTATTTGTAGGCTTTAACTTAACTAAGCAACTGGATAAAGAATAA
- a CDS encoding carbohydrate kinase family protein — translation MLHIVCFGEVLWDVFPTHKKIGGAPLNVAIRLKSYHNKVAMVSAVGNDELGSLILKYLEETGIQSDQVQVLDNFTTGEVAVKLNAKGSASYDIIYPKAWDKIAGTSDVKSLVETSNAFVFGSLIARDEVSKTTLDQLLEVAKYKIFDVNLRPPFYSKELLIELMNKADFIKFNDEELYLVAEYLGSKYHNLEQNIHFILEKTNTKDICVTKGEHGAVLFYNNQLYYNSGYKIEVADTVGSGDSFLASLIYKLLSGVPPQESIDFSCAVGALVASKSGANPMISNEEIERFINP, via the coding sequence ATGTTACATATTGTTTGTTTTGGTGAGGTTTTATGGGATGTATTTCCAACGCATAAAAAAATAGGAGGTGCGCCTTTAAATGTGGCAATTCGCTTAAAATCCTATCACAATAAGGTTGCCATGGTAAGTGCTGTTGGCAATGATGAATTGGGAAGCTTAATTTTAAAATATTTAGAAGAAACAGGCATACAATCAGATCAAGTGCAAGTTTTAGATAATTTTACCACTGGTGAAGTTGCAGTAAAACTTAATGCAAAAGGCTCCGCTAGTTATGACATTATCTATCCAAAAGCATGGGATAAAATAGCAGGTACAAGTGATGTAAAATCGCTTGTAGAAACATCCAATGCTTTTGTTTTTGGTAGTTTAATTGCTAGAGATGAGGTTTCTAAAACAACCTTAGATCAACTTTTAGAAGTTGCAAAATATAAAATTTTTGATGTAAACTTGCGGCCACCTTTTTATAGCAAAGAACTTTTAATTGAATTGATGAACAAAGCAGATTTTATAAAATTTAATGATGAGGAATTGTATCTCGTAGCTGAGTATTTAGGTTCTAAATATCATAATTTAGAGCAAAACATTCACTTTATATTAGAAAAAACAAACACAAAAGATATTTGTGTTACAAAAGGCGAGCACGGTGCTGTTTTGTTTTATAACAATCAGCTGTATTATAACAGTGGTTATAAAATTGAGGTTGCAGATACCGTGGGTTCAGGCGATTCTTTTTTAGCATCCTTAATTTATAAATTATTATCTGGTGTACCTCCACAAGAATCTATTGATTTTAGTTGTGCTGTTGGTGCATTAGTGGCTAGTAAAAGCGGTGCAAATCCTATGATTTCAAATGAAGAAATAGAGCGTTTTATCAATCCTTAA
- a CDS encoding nuclear transport factor 2 family protein, with protein MKKILFLFLFITSLITAQVNTEIHLFDIEVSGDNYKLINGKNISNNKGYDSQPYFYNDNLVLFASERNGQTDIAKYNIRDHQLIYINNTKNGGEYSPQKIPNSKNVSAVRLDDDGLQRFYEYNFKTGKDKEIIPDLKVAYPAWFDKNTLVASVIVHDSLHLIVSDLKKKIYTTVAKIVGRSIHKIPNTNLVSFISKENKDYWLLKSLNPETKEIKVITSIGKSEDITWLINGTLLMSMGNSIYKFNPKKDKKPNLFFRFIDENINNISRISVNSLSTKIAIVSEVSPEYLAEEQLAGYNNRNIDAFLKPFAKDVKVYNFPNKLSYEGIEKMRKRYESFFKNTPDLHCKLLKRIVYKDQVIDHELVTANGSTFKAVAIYKMENGKIVSVTFM; from the coding sequence ATGAAAAAAATACTTTTCCTATTTTTATTTATTACTTCACTAATTACCGCACAAGTTAATACAGAAATTCATCTTTTTGACATTGAAGTTTCAGGAGACAACTACAAATTGATCAATGGAAAAAATATTTCTAACAATAAAGGATATGACAGTCAACCTTATTTTTATAATGATAATCTTGTTTTGTTTGCGTCTGAAAGAAATGGACAAACAGATATTGCAAAATATAATATAAGAGACCATCAATTGATTTATATAAATAACACCAAAAATGGAGGAGAATATTCCCCACAGAAAATTCCAAACTCTAAAAATGTTTCTGCGGTTCGATTGGATGATGATGGCTTGCAACGTTTTTATGAATACAATTTTAAAACAGGAAAAGACAAAGAAATTATTCCAGATTTAAAAGTGGCGTACCCAGCTTGGTTTGATAAAAATACCCTAGTTGCCTCTGTGATCGTACATGATAGTTTACATTTAATTGTTTCCGATTTAAAAAAGAAAATCTATACAACCGTTGCAAAAATAGTGGGACGTTCTATTCATAAAATACCAAACACTAATTTAGTTAGCTTTATTAGCAAAGAGAACAAAGACTATTGGCTATTAAAATCCTTAAATCCTGAAACAAAAGAAATAAAAGTGATTACCTCTATTGGTAAATCTGAGGACATTACTTGGTTAATTAATGGAACTTTATTAATGTCTATGGGCAATTCAATTTATAAATTTAATCCTAAAAAGGATAAAAAACCAAATTTATTTTTCAGATTTATTGATGAAAATATTAATAATATTTCTAGAATAAGTGTAAACTCATTAAGTACTAAAATAGCTATCGTATCAGAGGTTTCTCCCGAATATTTAGCAGAAGAACAATTAGCAGGTTATAACAACAGAAATATTGATGCTTTTTTAAAACCATTTGCTAAAGATGTAAAAGTGTATAATTTTCCGAATAAATTAAGCTATGAAGGAATCGAAAAAATGAGAAAACGATATGAAAGCTTTTTTAAAAATACGCCAGATTTACATTGCAAACTTTTAAAGAGAATCGTTTATAAAGATCAAGTTATCGATCATGAACTGGTTACTGCTAATGGCAGTACTTTTAAAGCTGTAGCCATTTATAAAATGGAAAATGGCAAAATTGTAAGTGTAACTTTTATGTAG
- a CDS encoding sigma 54-interacting transcriptional regulator, whose product MNLQSIVTLGELVKSGYKSKSIKDELRENLISKMMSKETVFKGIHGYENTVIPELERAILSKHNINLLGLRGQAKTRLARLMVNLLDEYIPVVEGSEINDDPLNPISRFAIELIKEKGDETPIYWLHRDERFAEKLATPDVTVADIIGDVDPIKAANLKLSYADDRVLHYGMIPRANRCIFVINELPDLQARIQVALFNILQEGDIQIRGFKMRLNLDMQFVFTANPEDYTNRGSIVTPLKDRIGSQILTHYPEDIETAKTITQQETDKASSQKEFIQVPELARDLLEQIVFEARDSEFIDAKSGVSARLSITAFENLLSTAERRALLSGDSKTMIRLSDFDGIIPAITGKVELVYEGEQEGAEAVAETLIKNAIKKLFPSYFPEIKKLQKQDVETPYDDIVSWFFNADEDFELLDEFTEAQYKNELDKIKPLDVFLTEHQPNMNMEDAYFVKEFLLWALVEFKKLSKHRFTEGTQFKDPYGSFISGL is encoded by the coding sequence ATGAATTTACAAAGTATAGTTACACTTGGAGAATTAGTAAAATCAGGATACAAATCAAAATCAATTAAAGACGAGTTAAGAGAAAACTTAATCAGTAAAATGATGAGTAAAGAAACTGTTTTTAAAGGGATTCATGGATATGAAAATACGGTAATTCCTGAGTTAGAAAGAGCTATTTTAAGCAAACACAATATCAATTTATTAGGATTAAGAGGACAAGCTAAAACACGTTTAGCAAGATTGATGGTGAATTTATTAGATGAATATATACCCGTGGTGGAAGGTTCAGAAATAAATGATGATCCGCTAAATCCGATTTCAAGATTTGCCATTGAACTGATCAAAGAAAAAGGAGATGAAACGCCGATTTATTGGTTGCACAGAGATGAACGCTTTGCCGAAAAATTAGCAACGCCAGATGTAACAGTTGCCGATATTATTGGGGACGTAGATCCTATAAAAGCGGCCAATTTAAAGTTGAGTTATGCAGATGATCGAGTACTACATTACGGAATGATTCCGAGAGCAAATCGATGTATTTTTGTAATCAATGAATTGCCAGATTTGCAAGCTAGAATTCAGGTTGCCTTGTTTAATATTTTACAAGAAGGTGATATCCAAATCCGTGGATTTAAAATGCGATTAAATTTAGATATGCAGTTTGTGTTTACGGCAAATCCAGAAGATTATACCAACAGAGGTAGCATCGTAACTCCTTTAAAAGATAGAATTGGTTCGCAAATTTTAACACATTATCCAGAAGATATAGAAACGGCAAAAACAATTACGCAGCAAGAAACTGATAAGGCAAGTTCTCAAAAAGAGTTTATTCAGGTTCCTGAATTGGCGAGAGATTTGTTAGAGCAAATTGTTTTTGAAGCTAGAGATAGTGAATTTATTGACGCTAAAAGTGGTGTAAGTGCAAGATTGAGTATTACTGCTTTCGAAAATTTATTGAGCACAGCAGAAAGAAGAGCATTGCTTTCTGGGGATTCTAAAACAATGATACGTTTAAGTGATTTTGACGGAATTATTCCGGCAATTACGGGTAAAGTAGAGTTGGTTTATGAAGGCGAACAAGAAGGTGCTGAAGCGGTTGCGGAAACACTAATTAAAAATGCTATCAAAAAATTATTCCCATCGTATTTTCCTGAAATTAAGAAATTACAAAAACAAGATGTAGAAACTCCTTATGATGATATTGTATCCTGGTTTTTTAATGCGGATGAGGATTTTGAATTATTAGATGAATTTACAGAAGCACAGTACAAGAATGAACTTGATAAAATTAAACCTTTAGATGTTTTTCTTACAGAGCATCAACCTAATATGAATATGGAGGATGCTTATTTTGTAAAAGAGTTTTTATTGTGGGCGTTAGTTGAGTTTAAAAAGTTGAGCAAACATCGATTTACAGAAGGCACTCAATTTAAAGATCCGTATGGGAGTTTTATAAGCGGACTTTAG
- a CDS encoding HAD-IIB family hydrolase — protein sequence MIVKNVKEENVIKLLSFDIDNTLIDFHTYKSNFTKTWMKYGKDIDIIVTYNTGRLIEDVLNLIDQGVLPSPDYIISGVGTHIYNFREKSVEKEFNDVLDDGWNLEAVENIVNKINHPISEQPSKFQHSYKRSYFFHDASEELIERVAQDFANADMDVNVIYSGNKFLDVLPKWANKGNALMWLLRRLSLKTNQVLVAGDSGNDSAMFDLKDVSGIVVANAHEELYHYTKHKKVFHTEKEQGDGIIEGLIYFKILPKDALEHNNIDHSEDFFIKKELDNIALEDDSEKIALIQEGYEKAIEALRKNITPLGFSACSIPDNITHGTDENYHSVWARDGAITVIGSLSLIADEEIHQCQRQTLITLLEHISRNGQIPANVRLKDQEPDYSGVGGICSIDSGIWVVIAFYEYVNVTKDIQFLRKYIGDIKETMRWLGAHDSNNDALLEIPEAGDWTDLFGRSYNILYDEILWYRSNVCFGRLLEMLGNHEEAGEYIRWSQVIKKEIVQNFWPSTKQQLFQSVSFAEKQFTLGDTSYLIAQTTPFDFSWRCDVLGNILAFLHGTIDSEKAHQTFKFMLGVGANDPFPVANVYPVVSPGDPDWKPYYTVNLLNLPNHYHNGGIWPFVGGFWVKYVNKLGFRDIAIAELHKLALLNKEGISNEWEFTEWAHGVTGKPMGKAYQAWSAAQYIAACHDLKITKIKMKK from the coding sequence ATGATAGTTAAGAATGTAAAGGAAGAGAATGTGATAAAATTATTATCTTTTGACATAGATAATACGCTAATCGATTTCCATACCTATAAGAGTAATTTTACAAAAACTTGGATGAAATATGGAAAGGATATAGACATTATTGTTACTTATAATACCGGCAGATTAATAGAGGATGTTTTAAATCTTATTGATCAAGGCGTCTTGCCAAGTCCAGATTATATTATTTCTGGAGTCGGAACCCATATTTACAATTTTAGAGAAAAAAGTGTTGAAAAAGAATTCAATGATGTACTAGATGATGGTTGGAATTTAGAAGCGGTAGAGAATATTGTCAACAAAATAAACCATCCTATTAGTGAGCAACCTAGTAAATTTCAGCACTCTTATAAGCGGAGTTACTTTTTCCATGATGCTAGCGAAGAACTTATAGAGCGTGTAGCGCAAGATTTTGCAAATGCAGATATGGATGTAAATGTAATTTATTCGGGTAATAAATTTTTAGATGTTTTGCCAAAATGGGCTAATAAAGGAAATGCTTTAATGTGGTTATTGCGAAGACTGAGTTTAAAAACAAATCAAGTTTTAGTGGCAGGGGATAGTGGAAATGATTCTGCAATGTTCGATTTAAAGGATGTTTCCGGAATCGTAGTTGCAAATGCTCATGAAGAATTATATCATTACACAAAACATAAAAAAGTATTTCATACAGAAAAAGAACAGGGTGATGGTATTATTGAAGGTTTAATTTATTTTAAGATTTTACCAAAAGATGCTTTAGAACATAACAATATAGACCATTCAGAAGATTTTTTTATCAAAAAAGAGTTAGACAATATTGCTTTAGAAGATGATAGCGAGAAAATTGCGCTGATTCAAGAGGGGTATGAAAAAGCGATTGAAGCTTTGCGTAAAAATATAACACCATTGGGTTTTTCTGCATGTTCTATACCTGATAATATTACCCACGGAACCGATGAAAATTACCATTCTGTTTGGGCAAGAGATGGCGCGATTACAGTAATTGGCTCGCTTTCTTTAATTGCTGATGAAGAAATTCATCAATGTCAACGTCAAACTTTGATTACTTTATTAGAACATATTTCTAGAAATGGTCAAATTCCTGCAAATGTAAGGCTAAAAGACCAAGAGCCAGATTATTCTGGAGTTGGTGGTATTTGCTCTATAGATAGTGGTATTTGGGTGGTGATTGCTTTTTATGAATATGTTAATGTTACAAAAGATATTCAATTTTTAAGAAAATATATTGGTGATATAAAAGAAACTATGAGATGGTTGGGCGCGCATGATAGTAACAATGATGCACTTTTAGAAATTCCTGAAGCTGGCGATTGGACCGATTTATTTGGTAGAAGTTATAATATTTTATACGATGAAATTTTGTGGTATCGATCTAATGTTTGTTTCGGACGCCTATTAGAAATGTTAGGAAATCATGAAGAAGCTGGGGAATATATCAGATGGTCTCAAGTGATTAAAAAAGAAATTGTTCAAAATTTTTGGCCCTCAACGAAGCAGCAATTATTTCAATCAGTTTCTTTTGCCGAAAAGCAATTTACTTTAGGAGATACTTCCTACTTAATTGCGCAAACAACACCTTTCGATTTTAGTTGGCGTTGTGATGTTTTAGGGAATATTTTAGCCTTTTTACACGGAACAATAGATTCAGAAAAAGCACATCAAACCTTTAAATTTATGTTGGGAGTTGGTGCTAATGATCCATTTCCTGTTGCAAATGTATATCCTGTTGTAAGTCCAGGAGATCCAGATTGGAAACCGTATTACACTGTAAATTTACTAAACCTACCCAATCATTATCATAACGGAGGTATTTGGCCCTTTGTAGGTGGGTTTTGGGTAAAATATGTAAATAAGCTTGGCTTTAGAGATATTGCAATTGCAGAATTACACAAACTAGCACTCTTAAATAAGGAAGGTATTAGTAATGAATGGGAATTTACAGAATGGGCACATGGTGTTACAGGTAAGCCCATGGGGAAAGCATATCAGGCTTGGTCTGCAGCTCAATACATTGCAGCATGTCATGATTTAAAAATAACAAAAATTAAAATGAAAAAATAA
- a CDS encoding glycosyltransferase, with translation MKSILMISLHGYVGANAELGKPDTGGQVVYVLELAERFSRLGKQVDLVTRQFEDQPEYDVVNENYSVWRIPFGGKKFIRKEDMHDHLKKFVTNCLAAIKKENKKYDVVYSHYWDAGWAGQKISEELGISHVHTPHSLGWWKQHSMGSDMDEQEMEKTYRFKERIRKEYFVFQMCNFVIATTLPQVDLLVEQYDMLPKNCSMIPPGIDENRFYPMPSKEENKIRAKYDIKSTDILALGRMAHNKGYDLLIKALPTVFELCPEARLVACIGGDSKQDQEGIETLKKLATELGIMDKIKWNNYIEDKDLANVYRSACIFAMPSRYEPFGMVAIEAMACGTPSVVTVHGGLCDLIDFGNQALFADPHRPVEFGAMMAMPLLYPTLRNEMSVEGARFARRNFGWTGIAKRMLAIFRSSINQRSSESNIY, from the coding sequence ATGAAATCAATTTTAATGATCTCTTTACATGGATATGTAGGAGCCAACGCAGAATTAGGAAAACCAGATACAGGTGGACAAGTAGTTTATGTTTTAGAATTAGCAGAGAGATTTAGTAGGCTAGGTAAACAAGTAGATTTGGTGACGCGGCAATTTGAGGATCAACCCGAATATGATGTTGTAAATGAAAATTACAGCGTTTGGAGAATCCCTTTTGGCGGTAAAAAATTCATCCGAAAAGAAGACATGCACGACCATTTAAAAAAGTTCGTTACAAATTGTTTAGCAGCCATAAAAAAGGAAAATAAAAAGTATGATGTGGTATATTCTCATTATTGGGATGCTGGCTGGGCAGGACAAAAAATTTCTGAAGAACTGGGTATTTCTCATGTACATACGCCACATTCTTTAGGTTGGTGGAAACAGCATTCTATGGGAAGTGATATGGATGAACAAGAAATGGAAAAAACATACCGTTTTAAAGAACGTATTAGAAAAGAATATTTTGTGTTTCAGATGTGTAATTTTGTCATTGCAACCACGCTACCGCAAGTAGATTTGTTAGTAGAGCAATATGATATGCTTCCTAAAAATTGTAGTATGATTCCTCCTGGAATTGATGAAAATCGATTTTATCCGATGCCTTCAAAAGAAGAAAACAAAATCCGTGCAAAATACGACATCAAATCTACAGATATTTTGGCTCTGGGAAGAATGGCGCATAATAAAGGATATGATTTATTGATTAAAGCACTACCCACTGTTTTTGAGTTATGCCCGGAAGCAAGGTTAGTAGCTTGTATTGGAGGAGATTCTAAACAAGATCAGGAAGGAATTGAGACCTTGAAAAAGTTAGCCACAGAATTAGGGATTATGGATAAAATTAAATGGAATAATTATATCGAGGATAAAGATTTAGCAAATGTTTATAGGTCTGCTTGTATTTTTGCAATGCCTTCTCGATATGAACCTTTCGGAATGGTTGCCATTGAAGCTATGGCTTGTGGAACACCAAGTGTTGTGACCGTTCATGGTGGTTTGTGCGATTTAATTGATTTCGGAAATCAAGCATTATTTGCAGATCCGCATAGACCAGTAGAATTTGGAGCTATGATGGCAATGCCGCTTTTATATCCTACTTTACGTAACGAAATGTCTGTAGAAGGCGCACGTTTTGCTAGACGTAATTTTGGCTGGACAGGAATTGCAAAACGCATGCTAGCCATTTTTAGAAGTTCTATCAATCAAAGATCTTCAGAGTCTAATATTTATTAA
- a CDS encoding RNA polymerase sigma factor, translating to MTTTNDQLYIDKVIKGDVNAFTHLVDAYKNMVFSLAFKMTKNREEAEEITQDTFIKAYKNLSKFKGDSKFSTWLYRITYHSCLDAIKKNKNHNKTFEINEVTFNQIKAVDHILECIERKERAKIMDECLLKLPKEERAIIWMFYYDELSLKEIMKVTAFSETNLKVKLHRARKKLVGIVEENFEPESINHYGRR from the coding sequence ATGACTACAACTAACGACCAACTATATATTGATAAAGTCATCAAAGGAGACGTAAATGCGTTTACACATCTTGTTGATGCATATAAAAACATGGTGTTTAGCTTGGCGTTTAAAATGACGAAGAATAGGGAAGAAGCAGAGGAAATCACACAAGATACATTTATCAAGGCATATAAAAATTTAAGCAAGTTTAAAGGTGATTCCAAATTTTCTACTTGGCTGTATAGAATTACATATCATTCGTGTTTAGATGCTATCAAAAAAAATAAAAATCATAACAAAACTTTTGAAATTAACGAGGTTACTTTTAACCAAATAAAAGCTGTAGATCATATTTTAGAGTGTATAGAAAGAAAAGAACGTGCTAAAATAATGGACGAGTGTCTTTTAAAATTACCCAAAGAGGAACGCGCTATTATTTGGATGTTTTATTATGATGAGTTATCTTTAAAAGAAATTATGAAAGTAACTGCTTTTTCTGAAACCAATTTAAAAGTGAAATTGCACAGAGCTAGAAAAAAATTAGTTGGAATAGTAGAAGAAAATTTTGAACCCGAAAGTATAAACCATTATGGAAGAAGATAA
- a CDS encoding M23 family metallopeptidase, translated as MMIFSCQEKPKKPSFISFETKNDSINVVCKNPVLGKTFLKIINKKLKTERFLDFQKPDTVKVLQFHTSEIDTTSIIKNYDFKLFYGVSSIKKYDTLYNYGLPFLKGKRYKILQGQNTKFTHKGSFSKYAIDLKMNIGQTVCAIRDGMVIRIKGNSNIGGKDKKYYDDANYILIGHKDGTFSQYVHLKKNGAIVEKGDLVKKGQVIGYSGNTGMSTEPHLHFVVQKPTKNGLVSIPFILNSIPSKKYKKGKFSKNK; from the coding sequence ATGATGATATTTTCTTGTCAAGAGAAACCGAAAAAACCTAGCTTTATCTCTTTTGAAACAAAAAATGATTCTATAAATGTTGTTTGTAAAAATCCTGTTTTAGGAAAAACATTCTTAAAAATTATCAATAAAAAATTAAAAACAGAACGTTTTTTAGACTTTCAAAAACCTGATACCGTTAAAGTTTTACAATTTCACACTTCGGAAATTGATACCACTTCCATTATAAAAAACTATGACTTTAAGTTATTTTATGGAGTATCATCCATCAAAAAATACGATACTTTATACAACTACGGTTTGCCTTTTTTAAAAGGCAAGCGTTATAAAATTTTACAAGGACAAAATACCAAGTTTACACATAAAGGTAGTTTTTCTAAATATGCCATCGATCTTAAAATGAATATTGGTCAAACAGTTTGTGCTATTAGAGATGGTATGGTTATAAGAATTAAAGGGAACTCTAATATTGGCGGAAAAGATAAAAAATACTATGATGATGCCAATTATATCCTAATTGGTCATAAAGACGGAACATTTTCTCAATATGTACATTTAAAAAAGAATGGAGCAATTGTAGAAAAAGGTGATCTTGTAAAAAAAGGTCAAGTAATTGGTTACTCTGGAAATACAGGAATGAGTACAGAACCTCATTTGCATTTTGTTGTGCAAAAACCTACAAAAAATGGTTTAGTATCTATTCCATTTATATTAAATTCTATTCCAAGTAAAAAGTATAAAAAAGGGAAATTTTCCAAAAATAAGTAA